One region of Salvia miltiorrhiza cultivar Shanhuang (shh) chromosome 3, IMPLAD_Smil_shh, whole genome shotgun sequence genomic DNA includes:
- the LOC131013984 gene encoding serine/threonine-protein kinase UCN-like: MDTPPPLLHIDNLRAVKVLGKGATGTVFLVHDKSGGQPFALKVAEKSSAHRRARHEISVLRRLPPHPLLPHLICSFEDDEFICWGIPFCPGGDLNVLRHRQSDRVFSPAVIRFYLAEIVCALQHLHQQGIVYRDLKPENILVQLSGHVTLTDFDLSRDLAVRKSHFSSHTIPKSNTRSRFALGKKKAKSARVSPVSRRNPIEDFSANERSNSFVGTEEYVAPEMIRGDGHEFSVDWWALGVLAYEMLYGTTPFKGRNRKETFRKILLARPEYIGKPDPLTGLIGELLEKDPTRRLGYWRGAAEIKEHRFFRGLRWELLTEVSRPPFLPSRDEPKEGGIDVKEHFRRMNLPPSPPPDGCRSDLSLAEF; the protein is encoded by the coding sequence ATGGATactccgccgccgctgctccaCATAGACAACCTACGCGCTGTCAAGGTACTCGGCAAAGGCGCCACCGGCACGGTATTCCTCGTCCACGACAAGTCCGGCGGCCAGCCCTTCGCCCTCAAGGTAGCCGAGAAATCCTCCGCCCACCGCCGCGCCCGCCACGAGATCTCTGtcctccgccgcctccctccccaCCCCCTCCTGCCACACCTGATCTGCTCCTTCGAGGACGACGAGTTCATCTGCTGGGGCATCCCCTTCTGCCCCGGCGGCGACCTCAACGTCCTCCGCCACCGCCAAAGCGACCGCGTCTTCTCCCCCGCCGTCATCCGCTTCTACCTGGCGGAGATCGTCTGCGCCCTCCAACACCTCCACCAACAAGGCATCGTGTACAGAGACCTCAAGCCCGAGAACATCCTCGTCCAGCTGTCCGGCCACGTGACTCTAACTGACTTCGACTTGTCACGTGACTTGGCCGTTAGAAAATCCCATTTCTCTTCCCACACGATTCCCAAATCCAATACCCGCTCCCGTTTCGCTCTCGGGAAAAAGAAAGCCAAGAGCGCGCGCGTGTCTCCCGTCAGCCGGAGAAATCCGATTGAAGATTTCTCGGCCAATGAGCGCTCGAATTCATTCGTGGGCACCGAAGAATACGTGGCGCCGGAGATGATTAGAGGCGACGGCCATGAGTTCTCGGTGGACTGGTGGGCGCTGGGGGTGCTGGCCTACGAGATGCTCTACGGGACGACGCCGTTTAAGGGGAGGAATCGCAAGGAGACGTTCCGGAAGATACTGCTGGCCCGACCCGAGTACATCGGGAAACCCGACCCGCTGACGGGCTTGATCGGGGAGTTGTTGGAGAAGGACCCCACGCGCCGCCTCGGGTACTGGAGGGGCGCGGCGGAGATCAAGGAGCATCGTTTCTTTCGGGGCTTGAGATGGGAGCTGCTGACGGAAGTCTCGCGGCCGCCGTTTCTGCCCTCGAGGGATGAACCGAAGGAAGGTGGGATTGATGTAAAGGAGCACTTTCGGAGGATGAACCTgccaccgtcgccgccgccaGATGGATGTCGGAGTGACTTGTCGTTGGCGGAGTTCTGA